One stretch of Prunus persica cultivar Lovell chromosome G1, Prunus_persica_NCBIv2, whole genome shotgun sequence DNA includes these proteins:
- the LOC18789019 gene encoding PHD finger protein MALE MEIOCYTE DEATH 1 — protein sequence MTTQISHINFDNCNFKSKSVIQKPLLDSFKENIEDFVEDCDVVQEGCVWKWEFVHKEGCIKRTVPLFILKEVVDDSRHKSGEDPFCIYCSYSGCNNNVVSRSKYHFVIPADYESLEQQLDDPFDKDDHVFKDRTHLLHGLLHINGIGHLICINGIDGGSAFIPGRDIMHLWDLLCLYFRARKITVRDEACKTFRHISLIDGVRETCEGAMVTRLLFSVAFGSTWFGRWGYTFLRGSYGVSRDTYTTAIESLGSHPLTEVEEIVEKYKKKSLTPLECMKDLLSFMLQMRCGTRGQKKMDLNKDLWTVYDKVLMRRKNHVQTILNCKVFCKEIPLRQMSAECLTVTFVVRDADDNELPGMVGCECTTLPVNDVADLKGRVTRLIQGTYHALSNFTITEMEGEGTDELKENMWVKGDGADMDCNYVAEGGRGWLVTCICGAEDDDGEDMVECDTCKKWKHIECLINDGFKLEDNAGFICLECSTPRH from the exons ATGACTACCCAAATTTCACATATCAACTTCGACAATTGCAATTTCAAGTCAAAAAGTGTCATCCAAAAACCCTTATTGGATTCATTCAAGGAGAATATTGAGGATTTTGTGGAGGACTGTGATGTTGTCCAAGAAGGGTGTGTATGGAAATGGGAGTTCGTTCACAAGGAAGGATGTATTAAGAGGACAGTTCCACTCTTCATTCTCAAAGAGGTAGTGGATGATTCAAGACATAAATCCGGAGAAGATCCGTTTTGCATCTACTGCAGCTACTCAGGATGCAACAACAATGTCGTCTCGAGGAGCAAGTATCACTTCGTAATTCCAGCGGATTACGAGTCTTTGGAGCAGCAATTGGACGATCCTTTTGACAAGGATGATCACGTTTTTAAAGATCGGACACACCTCTTACATGGGTTGCTCCACATCAACGGGATCGGCCACCTCATATGTATCAATGGGATTGATGGGGGTTCTGCTTTCATCCCTGGTCGAGACATCATGCATCTATGGGATTTACTTTGCCTTTATTTTCGTGCGAG GAAAATAACTGTCCGCGATGAAGCATGTAAAACATTTAGGCATATCTCATTGATAGACGGTGTCCGTGAGACGTGTGAGGGGGCCATGGTGACTAGGTTGCTGTTCAGTGTGGCTTTTGGTAGTACTTGGTTTGGGAGGTGGGGATACACGTTTCTACGTGGAAGCTATGGAGTATCGAGAGATACCTACACGACTGCTATTGAGTCCCTTGGGTCTCATCCATTGACTGAGGTTGAAGAAATTGTAGAAAAATACAAGAAGAAGTCCCTTACTCCCCTAGAGTGCATGAAAGATTTATTATCTTTCATGCTGCAGATGAGGTGTGGCACGAGaggccaaaagaaaatggatCTAAATAAAGATTTGTGGACGGTGTATGataaggttttaatgaggagGAAAAATCACGTCCAAACCATCTTGAATTGCAAAGTCTTTTGCAAGGAAATCCCGTTGAGGCAAATGTCAGCTGAATGTTTAACAGTTACCTTTGTGGTGAGAGATGCAGATGACAATGAGTTGCCGGGAATGGTTGGCTGCGAGTGTACCACACTCCCCGTAAATGATGTGGCTGATTTAAAGGGTCGAGTTACTCGTTTAATTCAAGGTACATATCATGCACTCTCCAATTTCACCATCACCGAAATGGAAGGAGAGGGAACGGATGAATTGAAAGAGAATATGTGGGTGAAGGGTGATGGGGCAGACATGGATTGCAACTATGTAGCTGAAGGTGGACGGGGATGGCTAGTGACTTGTATCTGTGGAGCAGAGGATGATGATGGAGAGGATATGGTTGAGTGTGATACCTGCAAGAAATGGAAGCACATCGAGTGCCTCATTAATGATGGTTTTAAACTTGAAGATAATGctggttttatttgtttggaaTGTTCGACCCCAAGGCATTGA